The Microbacterium horticulturae genome has a window encoding:
- the fni gene encoding type 2 isopentenyl-diphosphate Delta-isomerase, protein MSSERKDQHVDLADAQQQTASPARNDFDDVRFVHHALAGLDRDAVSLATSFAGIEWPVPLYVNGMTGGSTRTGEINRQLAIAARETGIPIATGSMSVALREPDMVGTFRVMRDENPDGYVCVNLSADATPDDAARVVDLLEADALQVHLNAVQETVMPEGSRGFSAWPDNIAAIVDRLDVPVIVKEVGFGLSRPTLERLADLGVAVADVSGAGGTDFARIENARRAENDYAFMAGWGQSAVCCLLDAVDAAPGDVPALVASGGVRTPLDVVRALALGARAVGVSGVFLHAVLNGGEEALIARIRAWLEQIAQLQALLGASTPTALVHTDVLLRGGVREFCELRGVDAAAFSRRSERHTGSSDEE, encoded by the coding sequence ATGAGCAGTGAACGTAAAGACCAGCATGTGGATCTTGCGGACGCGCAGCAGCAGACCGCGAGCCCTGCCCGCAACGACTTCGACGACGTCCGCTTCGTGCACCACGCACTCGCGGGCCTCGACCGCGACGCGGTGAGTCTGGCGACGTCGTTCGCCGGCATCGAGTGGCCGGTGCCGCTGTATGTGAACGGGATGACCGGCGGCAGCACCCGCACCGGCGAGATCAACCGGCAGCTGGCCATCGCCGCGCGCGAGACCGGCATCCCGATAGCGACGGGGTCGATGAGCGTCGCCCTGCGCGAGCCCGACATGGTGGGCACCTTCCGCGTCATGCGCGATGAGAACCCCGACGGGTACGTGTGCGTGAACCTCAGCGCCGACGCGACGCCCGACGACGCCGCGCGCGTCGTCGACCTGCTCGAGGCCGACGCCCTTCAGGTGCACCTGAATGCCGTCCAAGAGACCGTCATGCCCGAGGGCAGCCGGGGCTTCTCGGCCTGGCCCGACAACATCGCCGCGATCGTCGACCGGCTCGATGTGCCGGTGATCGTCAAAGAGGTCGGGTTCGGGCTCAGCCGCCCCACGCTCGAGCGTCTCGCCGATCTCGGCGTCGCCGTCGCCGACGTCAGCGGTGCGGGTGGCACCGACTTCGCACGCATCGAGAACGCTCGCCGCGCCGAGAACGACTACGCGTTCATGGCCGGGTGGGGGCAGTCGGCCGTGTGCTGCCTGCTGGATGCGGTGGATGCCGCGCCCGGCGACGTTCCGGCGCTGGTGGCCTCGGGCGGCGTGCGCACCCCGCTCGACGTCGTGCGCGCGCTGGCGCTGGGCGCGCGCGCCGTCGGCGTGTCCGGAGTGTTCCTGCACGCCGTGCTGAACGGGGGAGAAGAAGCGCTCATCGCCCGGATTCGCGCGTGGCTCGAGCAGATCGCACAACTGCAGGCGCTGCTCGGGGCATCCACTCCCACCGCCCTCGTGCACACCGATGTGCTGCTGCGCGGCGGCGTGCGCGAGTTCTGCGAGCTGCGCGGTGTCGACGCGGCCGCCTTCAGCCGGCGCAGCGAGCGCCACACAGGGAGTTCAGATGAGGAATGA
- a CDS encoding hydroxymethylglutaryl-CoA synthase, protein MTIGISDIAFATAHQVLDLQQLADAQGIDVGKYYIGIGQSEMSVPFADEDIVTMGADAAAQILARHGADGIRTLLFATESGIDQSKSAGVFVHGLLGMGEHCRVVELKQACYSATAALQFALGIVARDASEKVLVIASDVARYALDTSGEPTQGAAAVAFLVTADPALLEIEPVTGLHTDDIHDFWRPNYLSTALVDGKYSLAAYLGALEGAWNEYQSRGGAAFAEIARFCYHQPFTKMAVKAHDRLCKIAGAELDKEQRLAQIAASLEMNRRTGNSYTASIYVGLLSLLERDDADLTGERIGFFSYGSGSVSELFTGVVRPRYRELLRTVQDAATLDERRVIDHARYRSLHEAVDAVQGSDYETAAETPGPYRFAGVVDHVRRYETRR, encoded by the coding sequence ATGACGATCGGCATCAGCGACATCGCCTTCGCCACCGCCCACCAGGTGCTCGACCTGCAGCAGCTGGCAGACGCCCAGGGCATCGACGTCGGCAAGTACTACATCGGCATCGGGCAGAGCGAGATGAGCGTGCCGTTCGCCGATGAAGACATCGTGACGATGGGGGCGGATGCCGCGGCCCAGATCCTTGCGCGGCACGGTGCCGACGGCATCCGGACCCTGCTGTTCGCCACCGAGTCGGGCATCGACCAGTCCAAGTCGGCGGGCGTGTTCGTGCACGGCCTGCTCGGCATGGGCGAGCACTGCCGCGTCGTCGAGCTCAAGCAGGCCTGCTACTCGGCCACCGCAGCTCTGCAGTTCGCACTCGGCATCGTCGCGCGGGACGCGAGCGAGAAGGTGCTGGTGATCGCCAGCGACGTCGCCCGCTACGCGCTCGACACCAGCGGCGAGCCCACCCAGGGCGCCGCCGCCGTCGCGTTCCTCGTGACCGCCGACCCCGCCCTGCTCGAGATCGAGCCGGTCACGGGTCTGCACACCGACGACATCCACGACTTCTGGCGGCCCAACTACCTGTCCACGGCCCTGGTCGACGGCAAGTACTCGCTGGCGGCCTACCTGGGCGCGCTCGAAGGCGCCTGGAACGAGTATCAGTCCCGTGGCGGCGCGGCCTTCGCCGAGATCGCGCGGTTCTGCTATCACCAGCCGTTCACGAAGATGGCGGTCAAGGCGCACGACCGGCTGTGCAAGATCGCCGGCGCCGAGCTCGACAAAGAGCAGCGTCTGGCCCAGATCGCGGCGAGCCTTGAGATGAACCGGCGCACCGGAAACAGCTACACGGCCTCGATCTACGTCGGACTGCTGTCGCTGCTCGAGCGCGACGACGCCGACCTCACGGGTGAGCGCATCGGCTTCTTCAGCTACGGGTCTGGCAGCGTCTCCGAGCTGTTCACGGGCGTGGTGCGGCCCAGGTATCGCGAGCTGCTGCGGACGGTGCAGGATGCCGCGACCCTCGACGAGCGCCGGGTCATCGATCACGCGCGCTACCGTTCGCTGCACGAGGCGGTCGACGCGGTACAGGGCTCGGATTACGAGACGGCCGCTGAGACCCCCGGTCCTTACCGCTTCGCCGGGGTCGTGGACCACGTGCGCCGCTACGAGACCCGCCGCTGA
- the mvaD gene encoding diphosphomevalonate decarboxylase: MTSTAVAHPNIALVKYWGKRDDALILPDTGSLSLTLDVFPTTTSVTVDDALTADEMVFDGAVATGSPAARITTFLDLVRAQAGRSARARVDTRNSVPTGAGLASSASGFAALAVAAADAYGLDLAEKDLSRLARRGSGSACRSIIGGTAIWHAGLDDATSYAEHVSGPDLGMVIAVVDATAKAVSSREAMQRTKSTSPYASGWVHAAEADLLLMQQAFAADDVSTIGAVTESNALRMHAAIMGCRPPIRYLAPQSIALFDAAERLRRTGLEAYATADAGPNVVFVCRAADVDAVRDALIADEAAGMPADRLIAAHAGPGAHLIEAVA, encoded by the coding sequence ATGACCAGCACCGCCGTCGCCCACCCCAACATCGCCCTCGTGAAGTACTGGGGAAAGCGCGACGACGCACTGATCCTTCCCGACACCGGCAGCCTGTCCCTGACGCTCGATGTGTTTCCGACCACGACGAGCGTCACGGTCGATGATGCGCTGACCGCCGACGAGATGGTGTTCGACGGTGCCGTCGCCACCGGGTCGCCCGCCGCCCGGATCACGACCTTCCTCGACCTCGTGCGTGCACAGGCCGGCAGGAGCGCGCGTGCCCGCGTCGACACCCGCAACTCGGTGCCCACCGGCGCGGGCCTTGCCTCCAGCGCCTCCGGCTTCGCCGCGCTCGCCGTCGCCGCCGCCGATGCGTACGGGCTCGACCTCGCCGAGAAGGACCTGAGCCGGCTCGCCCGCCGCGGATCGGGTTCGGCCTGCCGCTCGATCATCGGCGGCACCGCGATCTGGCACGCAGGCCTCGATGACGCCACCTCCTACGCCGAGCACGTCTCAGGTCCCGACCTGGGCATGGTGATAGCGGTGGTGGATGCCACGGCCAAGGCCGTCTCCAGCCGCGAGGCCATGCAGCGCACGAAGAGCACCTCGCCGTATGCGAGCGGATGGGTGCACGCCGCCGAGGCGGACCTCCTGCTCATGCAGCAGGCGTTCGCCGCCGACGACGTCAGCACGATCGGCGCGGTCACCGAGTCCAACGCCCTGCGCATGCACGCGGCGATCATGGGCTGCCGCCCGCCGATCCGCTACCTCGCCCCCCAGTCCATCGCGTTGTTCGACGCGGCCGAGCGGCTGCGCCGGACGGGGCTCGAGGCCTACGCGACCGCCGATGCCGGCCCGAACGTCGTCTTCGTGTGCCGCGCCGCCGACGTCGACGCCGTGCGCGACGCCCTCATCGCCGACGAGGCCGCGGGCATGCCCGCCGACCGGCTCATCGCAGCCCACGCCGGCCCCGGCGCGCACCTCATCGAGGCCGTGGCATGA
- a CDS encoding phosphomevalonate kinase gives MIRAQAPGKLFIAGEYAVVEPGEPSVLVAVDRHITVEVEPAELHGSISSDQYGRAPLLWTRDDGVVVLDQDHAPYDYVLSAIGTVDQLAAERGIPPLFCDIRITSELDDVSGRKFGLGSSAAVTVATVRALDRLYGLELTPLQLFKVALIATVRVSPKASGGDVAASAFGGWIAYSAPDRARLRGAADAAGVHVLLEREWPGLSVRRLPAPEGLRLLVGWTGQPASTERLVGSVQHRKPAGESRYREFVADSRAAVGQLIDALERQDAAATLLAIRLARTALGDLARHAGLQIETPALTALCDIATSAGAAAKSSGAGGGDCGIVLAPSSADVHRMLTEWERNDIRHLDLKVQEAQGAIDEHERSEQ, from the coding sequence ATGATCCGCGCCCAGGCGCCCGGCAAGCTCTTCATCGCCGGCGAGTACGCCGTCGTCGAGCCGGGTGAGCCCTCGGTCCTGGTCGCCGTCGACCGGCACATCACGGTCGAGGTCGAGCCCGCCGAGCTGCACGGCAGCATCTCGTCCGACCAGTACGGCCGCGCCCCGCTGCTGTGGACCCGTGACGACGGCGTCGTCGTGCTCGATCAGGACCACGCGCCCTACGATTACGTGCTGTCGGCGATCGGCACCGTCGATCAGCTCGCCGCCGAGCGTGGCATCCCCCCGCTCTTCTGCGACATTCGCATCACGAGCGAGCTCGACGACGTGTCGGGTCGCAAATTCGGTCTCGGCTCGTCGGCCGCCGTCACGGTCGCCACCGTGCGCGCGCTCGACCGGCTGTACGGACTCGAGCTGACCCCGCTGCAGCTGTTCAAGGTCGCCCTCATCGCGACCGTGCGTGTCTCGCCGAAGGCGTCGGGTGGGGATGTCGCGGCCAGCGCCTTCGGCGGATGGATCGCTTACAGCGCCCCCGACCGCGCCCGCCTGCGCGGCGCCGCCGACGCCGCGGGGGTCCACGTGCTGCTCGAGCGCGAATGGCCAGGGCTGTCGGTGCGCCGCCTGCCCGCGCCCGAGGGGCTGCGACTGCTCGTCGGCTGGACGGGCCAGCCTGCCTCGACCGAGCGCCTGGTCGGCAGCGTGCAGCACCGCAAGCCCGCCGGTGAGAGTCGGTACCGCGAGTTCGTCGCCGACAGCCGTGCGGCCGTCGGGCAGCTGATCGACGCGCTGGAGAGACAGGATGCCGCCGCCACCCTGCTCGCGATCCGTCTCGCCCGCACGGCGCTCGGCGATCTCGCCCGGCATGCGGGCCTGCAGATCGAGACGCCCGCGCTGACCGCTCTGTGCGACATCGCGACGTCGGCAGGCGCCGCGGCGAAATCGTCCGGCGCGGGCGGCGGCGACTGCGGCATCGTACTCGCCCCGTCTTCAGCCGATGTGCACCGGATGCTGACAGAGTGGGAGCGCAACGACATCCGCCACCTCGACCTGAAGGTGCAGGAGGCGCAGGGGGCCATCGATGAGCACGAGCGCAGCGAACAATGA
- a CDS encoding hydroxymethylglutaryl-CoA reductase → MRNDPIGAAPIPMKWVGPISLSGNVMTGLQEVPLATYETPLWPSVGRGAKISTLTERGIVATLIDERMARSVLFEADDAATALAAVHYLDAHRDELQQVISGASRFATLLDLHHQIVGNLLFLRFELSTGDASGHNMVTLAADNLMDHILRVIPGLRYESISGNYCSDKKATAVNGILGRGKNVVTELLIPREVVTRRLHTSPEAIAQLNVRKNLIGTITAGGLRSANAHYANMLLGFYLATGQDAANIVEGSQGITHAEVRDGDLYFSCTLPNLIVGTVGNGKDLAFVEENIARLGCAEDRAPGENARRLAVLVAATVLCGELSLMAAQTNPGELMAAHVNIERKSAR, encoded by the coding sequence ATGAGGAATGACCCGATCGGCGCGGCGCCGATCCCGATGAAGTGGGTCGGCCCGATCTCACTCAGCGGCAACGTCATGACGGGGCTGCAGGAAGTGCCGCTGGCCACGTACGAGACTCCGCTGTGGCCCTCGGTCGGCCGCGGCGCGAAGATCTCGACCCTCACCGAGCGCGGCATCGTCGCGACCCTCATCGACGAGCGGATGGCCCGGTCGGTGCTGTTCGAGGCCGACGATGCGGCCACGGCGCTCGCCGCCGTGCACTACCTCGATGCGCACCGCGACGAGCTGCAGCAGGTCATCTCGGGCGCGAGCCGGTTCGCGACGCTGCTCGACCTGCACCACCAGATCGTCGGCAACCTGCTGTTCCTGCGCTTCGAGCTGTCGACCGGTGACGCATCGGGGCACAACATGGTGACGCTTGCGGCCGACAATCTGATGGACCACATCCTGCGGGTGATCCCGGGGCTGCGCTACGAGTCGATCTCGGGCAACTATTGCTCCGACAAGAAGGCGACGGCCGTCAATGGCATCCTCGGCCGCGGCAAGAACGTCGTGACCGAGCTGCTCATCCCGCGCGAGGTCGTGACCCGTCGCCTGCACACGAGCCCCGAGGCCATCGCGCAGCTGAACGTGCGCAAGAATCTCATCGGTACCATCACCGCCGGCGGCCTGCGCAGCGCCAACGCCCACTACGCGAACATGCTTCTCGGGTTCTACCTGGCGACCGGGCAGGATGCCGCGAACATCGTCGAGGGCTCGCAGGGCATCACCCACGCCGAGGTGCGCGACGGAGACCTGTACTTCTCGTGCACCCTGCCGAACCTCATCGTCGGCACCGTCGGCAACGGCAAAGACCTCGCCTTCGTCGAAGAGAACATAGCGCGGCTGGGCTGCGCCGAAGACCGCGCACCCGGCGAGAACGCCCGGCGCCTGGCCGTGCTGGTAGCCGCCACCGTGCTGTGCGGGGAGCTCTCGCTCATGGCCGCGCAGACGAACCCGGGCGAGCTCATGGCCGCCCACGTGAACATCGAGAGGAAGTCCGCGCGATGA
- the mvk gene encoding mevalonate kinase: protein MAALSGRVSDAWTRPSPTVAAAPAEATGVAHAKVILLGEHAVVHGAPAIALPVHGLTLTATVTRTDRPLWIDSVLYRGPIASAPELLAAPLTAITETLRHVGAPATGLAVRIDGEIPAERGLGSSAAVAAAIATAVARSHGVELDDAARFDLTQAAERVAHGRPSGLDARSVVSETPVWFQAGTARALPSALGGVFVIADTGLHGRTREAVGDVAALRTAEPDRVAGILTRIREHTEAAVTDLAADDRASLGARMSDTHALLRELTVSNAQLDRLVASATAAGALGAKLTGGGRGGCVLALADTDEIAAQVAAAMRANGAERTWMLHPEDIAA from the coding sequence ATGGCCGCCTTGTCAGGTCGCGTCTCCGACGCGTGGACGCGCCCGTCCCCGACCGTCGCCGCCGCTCCTGCCGAAGCCACCGGCGTCGCGCACGCGAAGGTCATTCTGCTCGGTGAGCATGCCGTCGTGCACGGCGCCCCGGCGATAGCACTGCCGGTGCACGGGCTGACGCTGACCGCAACCGTCACGCGCACCGACCGTCCGCTCTGGATCGACTCCGTGCTCTACCGCGGCCCGATCGCAAGCGCCCCCGAGCTGCTCGCAGCGCCCCTGACCGCGATCACCGAGACGCTGCGCCACGTCGGCGCACCCGCGACCGGGCTCGCGGTGCGCATCGACGGAGAGATCCCCGCCGAGCGGGGACTCGGCTCGAGCGCCGCCGTCGCAGCCGCCATCGCCACCGCGGTCGCGCGCAGTCACGGTGTCGAGCTCGACGATGCCGCACGGTTCGACCTCACCCAGGCGGCCGAACGCGTCGCCCATGGTCGCCCGAGCGGCCTCGACGCGCGCTCGGTGGTGTCCGAGACGCCGGTCTGGTTCCAGGCCGGCACGGCGCGCGCACTGCCCAGCGCGCTGGGCGGCGTGTTCGTCATCGCCGACACCGGATTGCACGGGCGCACGCGCGAGGCCGTCGGCGACGTCGCAGCCCTCAGAACAGCCGAGCCCGACCGGGTCGCCGGCATCCTGACCCGCATCCGGGAGCACACCGAGGCCGCCGTGACCGATCTCGCCGCCGACGACCGTGCGTCCCTGGGCGCCCGCATGAGCGACACACACGCCCTGCTGCGCGAGCTGACCGTCAGCAACGCTCAGCTCGACCGGCTCGTCGCCTCGGCGACCGCGGCCGGGGCGCTCGGTGCCAAGCTGACCGGCGGTGGACGTGGCGGCTGCGTACTCGCACTCGCCGACACCGACGAGATAGCCGCGCAGGTGGCGGCCGCGATGCGTGCGAACGGAGCAGAGCGCACGTGGATGCTGCACCCCGAGGACATCGCCGCATGA